In a single window of the Olivibacter sp. SDN3 genome:
- a CDS encoding ImmA/IrrE family metallo-endopeptidase — protein MRKATNAHIQAKRLLENCGLDEITDLDMDLFIAGLDAMLIEEELSNCDGKIIFGNSKAVIKVNSKIQFPERKRFVAAHEIGHLIMHKNMQLPDDTFANFNIIEGMENALKNGKQELEANEFASELLMPESLFYKEAKGKKFSPLLIKQLSERFKTSLTATIFRYIQFEQLHPLCLVFIENGKVRYWKKSDSLNVWMGDYNRLSPPSDSVAVEYLQNNYDFIYKLEEKAQTINKSTWFNLNQYEEDTPFYEYCIPTRRYKTILSIIWED, from the coding sequence ATGAGAAAAGCCACTAATGCACATATACAAGCAAAACGGTTGTTGGAAAACTGTGGCCTAGACGAGATTACTGATTTAGATATGGATTTATTCATTGCAGGTTTAGATGCAATGTTAATAGAAGAAGAACTCAGCAATTGTGATGGTAAAATAATCTTTGGAAACAGTAAAGCAGTTATAAAAGTAAATTCAAAAATACAGTTTCCCGAAAGAAAGCGTTTCGTTGCCGCTCATGAAATAGGACATCTGATAATGCATAAAAATATGCAACTTCCCGATGATACCTTTGCAAATTTTAATATAATAGAAGGGATGGAAAATGCTTTAAAGAATGGTAAGCAAGAATTGGAAGCGAATGAGTTTGCATCGGAGCTTCTGATGCCCGAAAGTTTATTTTATAAAGAAGCTAAAGGAAAGAAATTTTCACCTTTACTTATCAAGCAACTATCCGAAAGATTTAAGACCAGTCTTACAGCTACTATATTCCGTTATATACAATTTGAGCAACTTCATCCTTTATGTTTGGTTTTTATTGAGAATGGAAAAGTCAGATATTGGAAGAAGTCGGACAGTTTAAATGTCTGGATGGGTGATTATAATAGACTGTCGCCCCCCTCGGATTCCGTCGCTGTGGAATACCTACAAAATAATTATGATTTCATCTATAAATTGGAAGAAAAAGCGCAAACGATAAATAAATCGACGTGGTTCAATTTGAACCAGTATGAGGAAGATACCCCGTTTTACGAATACTGTATCCCAACAAGACGTTACAAAACCATTCTTAGTATTATTTGGGAAGATTAA
- a CDS encoding sigma-70 family RNA polymerase sigma factor, with translation MNLVEAIQSIDLDAVIDRMNAYALNRLGSVGIKSFNGKEPVDFVGDVILKVIEGTRDWDNATCSFDDFLFGCLKSEISNFFKSNRVKYDDELPELMASNSEYDFEKKRLRLGELLKEAGADDEELTVFECWMDGMYKPAEISSDLGVEVKVIYNVTKRLQRTLSKIKSEAKNII, from the coding sequence ATGAATCTTGTTGAAGCTATACAATCGATCGATTTAGATGCGGTCATAGACCGGATGAATGCCTATGCATTAAACCGCTTAGGTTCTGTAGGAATAAAAAGCTTCAATGGAAAAGAGCCTGTTGACTTTGTAGGCGACGTAATTCTAAAAGTTATAGAAGGAACAAGAGATTGGGATAATGCCACCTGTTCGTTTGATGATTTTTTATTCGGATGCTTAAAAAGTGAGATAAGTAATTTTTTTAAATCAAATCGCGTTAAATATGATGATGAGTTACCCGAACTGATGGCATCTAACTCCGAATACGATTTCGAAAAGAAAAGGCTTCGATTGGGAGAACTCTTAAAGGAAGCGGGGGCTGACGATGAAGAATTAACTGTTTTTGAATGCTGGATGGATGGAATGTATAAACCTGCTGAAATTTCCTCGGATTTAGGAGTAGAAGTTAAAGTGATTTATAATGTCACGAAACGTCTTCAAAGAACATTGTCAAAAATTAAATCAGAAGCAAAAAATATCATATGA
- a CDS encoding DUF2188 domain-containing protein has product MSKKNQHVVPKGDNWAVKGAGNTKATKVVETQSEAVKIARGIAINQKSEIVIHRPNGQIRDKNSYGNDPFPPKDK; this is encoded by the coding sequence ATGAGTAAAAAAAACCAACATGTCGTGCCCAAAGGAGATAATTGGGCTGTTAAAGGAGCCGGGAACACAAAAGCGACCAAAGTAGTTGAAACACAGTCAGAAGCTGTCAAGATAGCGCGCGGAATTGCTATTAACCAAAAATCAGAAATTGTTATCCATAGACCTAATGGCCAGATTAGGGATAAGAATTCTTACGGAAATGATCCGTTTCCTCCAAAAGACAAATAA